A single region of the Maylandia zebra isolate NMK-2024a linkage group LG17, Mzebra_GT3a, whole genome shotgun sequence genome encodes:
- the LOC105941283 gene encoding complement factor H, whose protein sequence is MHVTTTSCILLLWMHTLTFVKSQDNPGACTLEDFKKYPLYDGNFDISGMQASYPGGRQVKVGCNVGYSGFFKLLCVEGKWQHRGTNCQPRSCGHPGDAQFADFQLRKGDDFVFGSEVVYTCHKGFQMVSRTNFRRCMAEGWDGVIPVCEAQQCPSINVPNNVNVMGDAEEATYGNVVRFSCKSSNHIMKGAREIYCDENGDWKGLEDGNPTCEVVKCEPPRIENGFVLGDIKEYNEREILNFECNLQHKRAQELPSRCTKTGDRAEWIPTPECEEIKCELTLPPLQGTTYEPAHRSRFSPGEKVTVTCEERYSIWRTRTRSVETTCNEDGQWSVRPVCQEVTCIRPQDRLLSRWEASWRDETKKLGDTVRYTCISGYRRKDGVTRATCTRDGWEPNPLCEEIKCRSQQFNNADITGKIQAEYRYNDRVQYNCRRGYEGSFTLTCREDGWHGFNECTAITGCPTTSFDHRLKVWQHGDKLYFRCEDGYKPLSKGWWGEATCVHGVWSGVESCIEEQKCREAPEIPNGEGILGNTEQHGQIQEMIFIDCNEGYSAKIEELTCRDGRWDLNGSLDDICKSNHDNCSPPPKVENAVINTTCYRKQYPSGSEVTYQCRDKYTIEGNATLKCTAGEWKELNIQCILYCDQLMDESLDFRAEKKKYMTGEIIEYQCKNRAGIIGTATCQHGKWAKAIECEEKCRVPETPAGLTITTDVTDDQMKKGQHLTFACENSNHIIKGNATLECLENGQWSNPRPTCEAAQQCRTPPRLSGGQTKTATRNTYRHNEKVEYVCDRDYGMEGGPFKTCVDGDWVGEMRCRRAQGCGRPPPLSDGDTKTSTKQLYQHNEKVEYICQRYYVMKGGPFKTCNRGEWTGEIRCLQACTVNRDDMNRHNIRFRFSRDDKLYSEHGDEIEFTCTRGRPVGTLRMRQKCEHGVIHLPTCQ, encoded by the exons atgcatgtaacaaccACAAGCTGTATCCTACTTTTGTGGATGCATACACTGACCTTTGTGAAAAGCCAAG ATAATCCAGGAGCATGTACCCTtgaagattttaaaaagtatccTCTCTACGATGGCAATTTTGACATAAGTGGTATGCAGGCCAGTTACCCAGGTGGGAGACAAGTGAAAGTGGGCTGCAATGTGGGCTACAGTGGCTTTTTCAAGCTGCTCTGTGTAGAGGGAAAATGGcaacacagaggcactaatTGTCAAC CGAGATCATGTGGTCATCCTGGCGATGCCCAGTTTGCCGATTTTCAACTTAGAAAGGGGGACGATTTTGTCTTTGGCTCAGAAGTTGTATACACCTGCCACAAAGG ATTTCAAATGGTCAGTCGGACAAACTTCCGACGTTGTATGGCAGAAGGCTGGGATGGTGTTATCCCCGTCTGTGAAG CTCAGCAGTGTCCATCAATTAATGTTCCCAACAATGTGAACGTGATGGGAGATGCAGAAGAAGCTACCTACGGCAATGTAGTTCGATTTAGCTGCAAGTCCAGCAATCACATTATGAAAGGGGCAAGAGAAATTTATTGTGATGAAAATGGAGACTGGAAAGGTTTGGAGGACGGCAATCCAACATGTGAAG TTGTAAAATGTGAACCACCGAGGATTGAAAATGGTTTTGTACTTGGAGATATCAAAGAGTACAATGAACGTGAAATCCTAAACTTTGAATGCAATCTTCAACATAAACGTGCTCAAGAATTACCTTCAAGGTGCACAAAGACAGGAGACAGAGCAGAGTGGATCCCCACACCTGAATGTGAAG AAATAAAATGTGAGCTGACACTGCCACCACTCCAAGGAACCACATATGAACCTGCTCATAGAAGTAGGTTTTCACCTGGTGAAAAGGTAACAGTTACATGTGAGGAGAGATACTCGATTTGGAGAACCCGCACGCGCTCAGTTGAGACTACTTGCAATGAGGATGGACAGTGGTCTGTTAGACCAGTATGTCAAG aGGTTACATGTATCCGTCCACAAGATAGACTTTTGTCCCGCTGGGAGGCGTCTTGGCGTGATGAGACAAAGAAATTGGGTGATACTGTCAGGTACACATGTATATCAGGATACAGGAGGAAAGATGGCGTCACTCGGGCCACATGCACCAGAGATGGATGGGAACCAAATCCACTTTGTGAAG AGATAAAATGCAGGAGCCAACAGTTTAATAATGCAGATATTACTGGAAAAATTCAGGCTGAATACAGGTACAACGATCGTGTCCAGTATAACTGCAGGAGAGGTTATGAAGGAAGTTTCACTCTAACCTGTAGAGAAGATGGCTGGCATGGGTTTAATGAATGTACAG CTATAACAGGATGTCCAACAACGAGTTTTGACCACAGACTTAAAGTTTGGCAACATGGTGACAAACTTTACTTCAGGTGTGAGGATGGTTACAAACCTCTCAGCAAAGGCTGGTGGGGTGAAGCCACATGTGTGCACGGTGTTTGGTCTGGAGTTGAAAGCTGTATTG AGGAACAAAAGTGTCGAGAAGCTCCTGAGATTCCTAATGGGGAAGGAATACTAGGGAATACTGAACAACACGGACAGATCCAAGAAATGATATTCATTGATTGCAATGAAGGATACTCTGCTAAGATTGAGGAATTAACCTGTCGTGACGGACGATGGGATTTAAATGGATCACTTGATGATATCTGTAAAT CTAATCATGATAACTGCAGCCCTCCACCCAAAGTTGAAAATGCTGTTATTAATACAACTTGTTATCGGAAGCAATACCCATCTGGCTCTGAAGTAACTTATCAGTGTCGTGATAAGTACACAATAGAGGGGAACGCCACACTTAAATGCACAGCTGGGGAATGGAAGGAGCTCAATATTCAGTGTATAC TGTACTGTGACCAGCTTATGGATGAGTCTCTGGACTTcagagcagagaaaaagaaatacatGACTGGAGAGATCATTGAATATCAGTGTAAGAATAGAGCAGGAATTATTGGCACTGCAACGTGCCAACATGGCAAGTGGGCTAAAGCAATAGAATGTGAAG AGAAATGTAGAGTCCCTGAAACACCAGCAGGTCTAACAATCACCACAGATGTAACAGACGATCAAATGAAAAAAGgacaacatttaacatttgCTTGTGAAAACAGTAATCACATCATCAAAGGGAATGCAACGCTTGAATGTTTGGAAAATGGACAGTGGAGCAATCCTCGTCCCACATGTGAAG CTGCCCAGCAATGTAGGACGCCACCACGTCTTTCAGGTGGACAGACCAAAACAGCGACTAGAAACACGTACAGACACAATGAAAAGGTCGAatatgtgtgtgacagagactACGGCATGGAGGGTGGGCCGTTCAAAACCTGTGTCGATGGTGATTGGGTTGGAGAGATGAGATGCCGCC GTGCCCAGGGTTGTGGGAGGCCACCACCTCTTTCAGATGGAGACACCAAAACAAGTACTAAACAGCTGTACCAACATAATGAAAAGGTTGAATATATCTGTCAGCGTTATTACGTCATGAAGGGTGGACCGTTCAAAACATGTAATCGTGGTGAATGGACTGGAGAGATTAGATGCCTCC AAGCCTGCACTGTGAATAGAGACGACATGAACAGACATAATATTCGGTTCAGATTTTCAAGAGATGATAAACTGTATTCAGAACATGGTGATGAAATCGAGTTTACGTGTACCAGAGGAAGACCCGTTGGGACACTGAGAATGCGTCAGAAGTGTGAACATGGTGTGATACATTTGCCGACTTGCCAATAA